A window from Macaca nemestrina isolate mMacNem1 chromosome 8, mMacNem.hap1, whole genome shotgun sequence encodes these proteins:
- the LOC105464229 gene encoding ATP-dependent DNA helicase Q4 isoform X4 has protein sequence MERLRDVRERLQAWERAFRRERGRRPSQDDVEAAPQETRALYREYRTLKRTVGQAGGGPRSSELLPVAVEEAPESRCWGPHLNRAATHSPQHTPGRSCQGSVPDYGQRLKANLKGTLQAGPALGRRPWPLGRSSSKTPTPNPPGTRPVPTFAEKVSDEPPQPPGPQPRPGQLQHLQACLSQQLASLDLDWLQRCHSEIPDFLGAPKACRPGLGSEESQLLIPGESAVLGPGAGSPDPEASALQEVSIRAGSPQPSSSRGKKQRRNKELWGSPAQVQQQSSQAGPPSEGAGAVALEEDPPGEPVQAQPPQPCSSLSTPRYHRFSTSSQARAGKAEGTVHLHISRLAHHDRGNYVRLNMKQKRYVQGRALRGRLLRKQAWKQKWRKKGECFGGGGATVTIKESCFLNEQFDHWASQCPQPVSEEDTDPAGPEPLVPAPQPVPGVPGLASTMLPLYSLGPSGQLAETPAEVFQALEQLGHQAFRPGQERAVMRILSGISTLLVLPTGAGKSLCYQLPALLYARRSPCLTLVISPLLSLMDDQVSGLPPCLKAACIHSGMTRKQRESVLQKVRAAQVHVLMLTPEALVGAGGLSPATQLPPVAFACIDEVHCLSQWSHNFRPCYLRVCRVLRERMGVHCFLGLTATATRRTASDVAQHLAVNEEPGLHGPAPVPANLHLSVSMDRDTDQALLTLLQGKRFRNLDSIIIYCNRREDTERIAALLRTCLHAAQGPGPGGRAPKTTAEAYHAGMCGRERQRVQRAFMQGQLRVVVATVAFGMGLDRPDVRAVLHLGLPPSFESYVQAVGRAGRDGQPAHCHLFLQPQGEDLRELRRHVHANGTDFLAVKRLVQRVFPACTCTRLSPEQEGTMGGERPVPKYSSQEAEQLGVHQAALGPRRTCVGHERALPVQLTVQALDMPEEAIETLLCYLELHPRHWLELLATTYIHCRLSCPGGPAQLQALAHRCPPLAVCLAQRLPEDPGQGSSSVEFDMVKLVDSMGWELASVRRALCQLQWDHEPRTGVRRRTGVLVEFRELAFHLRSPGDLTAEEKDQICDFLYGRVRARERQALARLRRTFQAFHSIAFPSCGPCLEQQDEERSTRLKDLLGRYFEEVEEEAQGPGDMEDTQGPEPGQARVSTVRPGSSSGLHVPWAAWGLLCGCSATVAQSKPDVPVHTAPGLGGPGPLRHPPVSVPEAKGEVLGQGCGPHLPWHRKPLLPSPGVRAGPALLEKIPESELPRPGAPGHRRAPAGGLLIALRWGMLGRAGVVSS, from the exons ATGGAGCGGCTGCGGGATGTGCGCGAGCGGCTGCAAGCGTGGGAACGCGCGTTCCGGCGGGAGCGCGGGCGGCGGCCGAGCCAG GACGACGTGGAGGCGGCGCCGCAGGAGACCCGCG CGCTCTACCGGGAGTATCGTACTCTCAAGCGGACCGTGGGCCAGGCCGGCGGCGGGCCCCGCAGCTCCGAGTTGCTCCCCGTGGCCGTCGAAGAG GCACCAGAGTCCCGCTGCTGGGGGCCCCACCTGAATCGGGCTGCAACCCACAGTCCACAACATACGCCAGGGCGGAGCTGCCAGGGGTCGGTGCCGGACTACGGGCAGCGGCTCAAGGCCAACCTGAAAGGCACCCTGCAG GCCGGACCAGCCCTAGGCCGCAGACCCTGGCCTCTAGGAAGATCCTCATCCAAGACGCCCACCCCAAATCCCCCAGGCACAAGGCCTGTCCCTACCTTTGCAGAAAAAGTCAGTGATGAGCCTCCACAGCCCCCTGGGCCCCAGCCAAGGCCAGGCCAGCTGCAGCACCTGCAGGCATGCCTGAGCCAGCAGCTGGCCTCCCTAGATCTTGACTGGTTACAGCGATGTCACAGTGAGATCCCAGACTTTCTGGGGGCCCCCAAAGCCTGCAGGCCTGGCCTAGGCTCAGAGGAATCACAGCTTCTGATCCCGGGTGAGTCAGCTGTCCTTGGTCCTGGTGCTGGCTCCCCAGACCCAGAGGCTTCAGCCCTCCAAGAAGTCAGCATCCGTGCAGGGAGCCCCCAGCCCAGCAGCAGTCGAGGCAAGAAGCAGAGACGGAACAAGGAGCTCTGGGGGAGCCCCGCACAGGTCCAGCAGCAGAGCAGCCAGGCTGGACCCCCATCGGAGGGGGCTGGGGCTGTCGCACTTGAGGAAGATCCTCCAGGGGAACCTGTACAGGCACAGCCACCTCAGCCCTGCAGCAGTTTGTCGACCCCCAGGTACCACAGATTCAGCACCTCCAGTCAAGCTAGGGCGGGGAAGGCTGAGGGCACAGTCCATCTGCACATCTCTAGGCTGGCCCACCATGACAGGGGCAATTATGTACGGCTCAACATGAAGCAGAAACGCTACGTGCAGGGCCGGGCACTCCGTGGCAGGCTCCTCCGCAAGCAG GCATGGAAGCAGAAGTGGCGGAAGAAAGGGGAGTGTTTTGGGGGTGGTGGTGCCACAGTCACGATCAAGGAGTCTTGTTTCCTGAATGAACAGTTTGATCACTGGGCATCCCAGTGTCCTCAGCCAG TAAGTGAGGAAGACACAGACCCTGCTGGCCCTGAGCCGCTGGTTCCTGCACCACAGCCTGTGCCTGGGGTGCCCGGCCTGGCCTCCACCATGCTGCCACTCTACTCCTTGGGGCCCTCAGGGCAGCTGGCAG AGACGCCGGCTGAGGTGTTCCAGgccctggagcagctgggacaccaAGCCTTCCGTCCCGGGCAGGAGCGTGCAGTCATGCGGATCCTGTCTG GCATCTCCACGCTGCTGGTGCTGCCTACAGGTGCCGGCAAGTCCCTGTGCTACCAGCTCCCGGCGCTGCTCTATGCCCGGCGCAGCCCCTGCCTCACGTTGGTCATCTCTCCCCTGCTGTCACTCATGGACGACCAG GTGTCTGGCCTGCCACCGTGTCTCAAGGCAGCTTGCATACACTCGGGCATGACCAGGAAGCAACGGGAGTCTGTCCTGCAGAAG GTTCGGGCAGCCCAGGTACACGTGCTGATGCTGACACCCGAGGCACTGGTGGGGGcaggaggcctctctccagcCACGCAGCTGCCTCCAGTTGCTTTTGCCTGCATTGATGAGGTCCACTGCCTCTCCCAGTGGTCCCACAACTTCCGGCCCTGCTACCTGCGCGTCTGCAGG GTGCTTCGGGAGCGCATGGGCGTGCACTGCTTCCTGGGTCTCACAGCCACAGCCACACGCCGCACTGCCAGTGACGTGGCACAGCACCTGGCTGTGAATGAAGAGCCTGGCCTCCATGGGCCAGCCCCAGTTCCCGCCAACCTGCACCTTTCCGTGTCCATGGACAGGGACACAGACCAG GCACTGTTGACACTGCTGCAAGGCAAACGTTTTCGAAACCTGGATTCCATTATCATTTACTGCAACCGGCGCGAAGACACGGAGCGGATCGCTGCGCTTCTCCGAACCTGCCTGCATGCAGCCCAGGGCccggggcctggag GTCGTGCCCCCAAAACCACGGCCGAGGCCTACCACGCGGGCATGTGCGGCCGGGAACGGCAGCGGGTACAGCGGGCCTTCATGCAGGGCCAGTTGCGGGTGGTTGTGGCCACAGTGGCCTTCGGGATGGGGCTGGACCGGCCAGATGTGCGGGCTGTGCTGCATCTGGGGCTGCCCCCAAGCTTCGAGAGCTACGTGCAGGCTGTGGGCCGGGCCGGGCGTGATGGGCAGCCTGCCCACTGCCACCTCTTCCTGCAGCCCCAG GGCGAAGACCTGCGAGAGCTCCGCAGACATGTGCACGCCAACGGCACAGACTTCCTGGCCGTGAAGAGGCTGGTGCAGCGTGTGTTCCCAGCCTGCACCTGCACCAGGCTGTCCCCAGAGCAGGAAGGGACCATGGGTGGAGAAAGACCTGTGCCCAAGTATTCCTCTCAAGAGGCTGAGCAGCTTGGTGTCCACCAGGCAGCCCTAGGACCCAGAAGGACCTGTGTGGGCCATGAGCGGGCACTCCCAGTACAGCTTACCGTGCAGGCTCTGGACATGCCAGAGGAGG CCATCGAGACTTTGCTGTGCTACCTGGAGCTGCACCCACGCCACTGGCTGGAGCTGCTGGCAACCACCTATATCCATTGCCGTCTGAGCTGCCCTGGGGGCCCTGCCCAGCTCCAGGCCCTGGCCCACAG GTGTCCCCCTTTGGCTGTGTGCTTGGCCCAGCGGCTGCCTGAGGACCCAGGGCAAGGCAGCAGCTCTGTGGAGTTTGATATGGTCAAGCTGGTGGACTCCATGGGCTGGGAGCTGGCCTCTGTACGGCGGGCTCTCTGCCAGCTGCAGTGGGACCATGAACCCAGGACAG GTGTGCGGCGCAGGACAGGGGTGCTTGTGGAGTTCAGGGAGCTGGCCTTCCACCTTCGCAGCCCAGGAGACCTGACCGCTGAGGAGAAGGACCAGATCTGTGACTTCCTCTATGGCCGTGTGCGGGCCCGGGAGCGCCAGGCCCTGGCCCGTCTGCGCAGAACCTTTCAGGCCTTTCACAG CATAGCCTTCCCCAGCTGTGGGCCCTGCCTGGAGCAGCAGGATGAGGAGCGCAGCACCAGGCTCAAGGACCTGCTCGGCCGCTACTTTGAGGAAGTGGAAGAGGAAGCACAGGGGCCGGGAGACATGGAGGACACGCAGGGCCCTGAGCCAGGGCAGGCCAGAGTGAGTACAGTAAGGCCAGGAAGCTCATCAGGGTTGCACGTTCCTTGGGCTGCATGGGGCTTGCTGTGTGGATGCAGTGCCACGGTAGCTCAGAGCAAGCCTGATGTGCCTGTCCACACAGCTCCAGGATTGGGAGGACCAGGTCCGCTGCGACATCCGCCAGTTTCTGTCCCTGAGGCCAAAGGAGAAGTTCTCGGGCAGGGCTGTGGCCCGCATCTTCCATGGCATCG GAAGCCCCTGCTACCCAGCCCAGGTGTACGGGCAGGACCGGCGCTTCTGGAGAAAATACCTGAATCTGAGCTTCCACGCCCTGGTGCGCCTGGCCACAGAAGAGCTCCTGCAGGTGGCCTGCTGATTGCACTGCGTTGGGGGATGTTGGGTAGAGCTGGGGTTGTCAGCAGCTAG
- the LOC105464229 gene encoding ATP-dependent DNA helicase Q4 isoform X6 — MERLRDVRERLQAWERAFRRERGRRPSQDDVEAAPQETRALYREYRTLKRTVGQAGGGPRSSELLPVAVEEAPESRCWGPHLNRAATHSPQHTPGRSCQGSVPDYGQRLKANLKGTLQAGPALGRRPWPLGRSSSKTPTPNPPGTRPVPTFAEKVSDEPPQPPGPQPRPGQLQHLQACLSQQLASLDLDWLQRCHSEIPDFLGAPKACRPGLGSEESQLLIPGESAVLGPGAGSPDPEASALQEVSIRAGSPQPSSSRGKKQRRNKELWGSPAQVQQQSSQAGPPSEGAGAVALEEDPPGEPVQAQPPQPCSSLSTPRYHRFSTSSQARAGKAEGTVHLHISRLAHHDRGNYVRLNMKQKRYVQGRALRGRLLRKQAWKQKWRKKGECFGGGGATVTIKESCFLNEQFDHWASQCPQPVSEEDTDPAGPEPLVPAPQPVPGVPGLASTMLPLYSLGPSGQLAETPAEVFQALEQLGHQAFRPGQERAVMRILSGISTLLVLPTGAGKSLCYQLPALLYARRSPCLTLVISPLLSLMDDQVSGLPPCLKAACIHSGMTRKQRESVLQKVRAAQVHVLMLTPEALVGAGGLSPATQLPPVAFACIDEVHCLSQWSHNFRPCYLRVCRVLRERMGVHCFLGLTATATRRTASDVAQHLAVNEEPGLHGPAPVPANLHLSVSMDRDTDQALLTLLQGKRFRNLDSIIIYCNRREDTERIAALLRTCLHAAQGPGPGGRAPKTTAEAYHAGMCGRERQRVQRAFMQGQLRVVVATVAFGMGLDRPDVRAVLHLGLPPSFESYVQAVGRAGRDGQPAHCHLFLQPQGEDLRELRRHVHANGTDFLAVKRLVQRVFPACTCTRLSPEQEGTMGGERPVPKYSSQEAEQLGVHQAALGPRRTCVGHERALPVQLTVQALDMPEEAIETLLCYLELHPRHWLELLATTYIHCRLSCPGGPAQLQALAHRCPPLAVCLAQRLPEDPGQGSSSVEFDMVKLVDSMGWELASVRRALCQLQWDHEPRTGVRRRTGVLVEFRELAFHLRSPGDLTAEEKDQICDFLYGRVRARERQALARLRRTFQAFHSIAFPSCGPCLEQQDEERSTRLKDLLGRYFEEVEEEAQGPGDMEDTQGPEPGQARLQDWEDQVRCDIRQFLSLRPKEKFSGRAVARIFHGIGSPCYPAQVYGQDRRFWRKYLNLSFHALVRLATEELLQVAC; from the exons ATGGAGCGGCTGCGGGATGTGCGCGAGCGGCTGCAAGCGTGGGAACGCGCGTTCCGGCGGGAGCGCGGGCGGCGGCCGAGCCAG GACGACGTGGAGGCGGCGCCGCAGGAGACCCGCG CGCTCTACCGGGAGTATCGTACTCTCAAGCGGACCGTGGGCCAGGCCGGCGGCGGGCCCCGCAGCTCCGAGTTGCTCCCCGTGGCCGTCGAAGAG GCACCAGAGTCCCGCTGCTGGGGGCCCCACCTGAATCGGGCTGCAACCCACAGTCCACAACATACGCCAGGGCGGAGCTGCCAGGGGTCGGTGCCGGACTACGGGCAGCGGCTCAAGGCCAACCTGAAAGGCACCCTGCAG GCCGGACCAGCCCTAGGCCGCAGACCCTGGCCTCTAGGAAGATCCTCATCCAAGACGCCCACCCCAAATCCCCCAGGCACAAGGCCTGTCCCTACCTTTGCAGAAAAAGTCAGTGATGAGCCTCCACAGCCCCCTGGGCCCCAGCCAAGGCCAGGCCAGCTGCAGCACCTGCAGGCATGCCTGAGCCAGCAGCTGGCCTCCCTAGATCTTGACTGGTTACAGCGATGTCACAGTGAGATCCCAGACTTTCTGGGGGCCCCCAAAGCCTGCAGGCCTGGCCTAGGCTCAGAGGAATCACAGCTTCTGATCCCGGGTGAGTCAGCTGTCCTTGGTCCTGGTGCTGGCTCCCCAGACCCAGAGGCTTCAGCCCTCCAAGAAGTCAGCATCCGTGCAGGGAGCCCCCAGCCCAGCAGCAGTCGAGGCAAGAAGCAGAGACGGAACAAGGAGCTCTGGGGGAGCCCCGCACAGGTCCAGCAGCAGAGCAGCCAGGCTGGACCCCCATCGGAGGGGGCTGGGGCTGTCGCACTTGAGGAAGATCCTCCAGGGGAACCTGTACAGGCACAGCCACCTCAGCCCTGCAGCAGTTTGTCGACCCCCAGGTACCACAGATTCAGCACCTCCAGTCAAGCTAGGGCGGGGAAGGCTGAGGGCACAGTCCATCTGCACATCTCTAGGCTGGCCCACCATGACAGGGGCAATTATGTACGGCTCAACATGAAGCAGAAACGCTACGTGCAGGGCCGGGCACTCCGTGGCAGGCTCCTCCGCAAGCAG GCATGGAAGCAGAAGTGGCGGAAGAAAGGGGAGTGTTTTGGGGGTGGTGGTGCCACAGTCACGATCAAGGAGTCTTGTTTCCTGAATGAACAGTTTGATCACTGGGCATCCCAGTGTCCTCAGCCAG TAAGTGAGGAAGACACAGACCCTGCTGGCCCTGAGCCGCTGGTTCCTGCACCACAGCCTGTGCCTGGGGTGCCCGGCCTGGCCTCCACCATGCTGCCACTCTACTCCTTGGGGCCCTCAGGGCAGCTGGCAG AGACGCCGGCTGAGGTGTTCCAGgccctggagcagctgggacaccaAGCCTTCCGTCCCGGGCAGGAGCGTGCAGTCATGCGGATCCTGTCTG GCATCTCCACGCTGCTGGTGCTGCCTACAGGTGCCGGCAAGTCCCTGTGCTACCAGCTCCCGGCGCTGCTCTATGCCCGGCGCAGCCCCTGCCTCACGTTGGTCATCTCTCCCCTGCTGTCACTCATGGACGACCAG GTGTCTGGCCTGCCACCGTGTCTCAAGGCAGCTTGCATACACTCGGGCATGACCAGGAAGCAACGGGAGTCTGTCCTGCAGAAG GTTCGGGCAGCCCAGGTACACGTGCTGATGCTGACACCCGAGGCACTGGTGGGGGcaggaggcctctctccagcCACGCAGCTGCCTCCAGTTGCTTTTGCCTGCATTGATGAGGTCCACTGCCTCTCCCAGTGGTCCCACAACTTCCGGCCCTGCTACCTGCGCGTCTGCAGG GTGCTTCGGGAGCGCATGGGCGTGCACTGCTTCCTGGGTCTCACAGCCACAGCCACACGCCGCACTGCCAGTGACGTGGCACAGCACCTGGCTGTGAATGAAGAGCCTGGCCTCCATGGGCCAGCCCCAGTTCCCGCCAACCTGCACCTTTCCGTGTCCATGGACAGGGACACAGACCAG GCACTGTTGACACTGCTGCAAGGCAAACGTTTTCGAAACCTGGATTCCATTATCATTTACTGCAACCGGCGCGAAGACACGGAGCGGATCGCTGCGCTTCTCCGAACCTGCCTGCATGCAGCCCAGGGCccggggcctggag GTCGTGCCCCCAAAACCACGGCCGAGGCCTACCACGCGGGCATGTGCGGCCGGGAACGGCAGCGGGTACAGCGGGCCTTCATGCAGGGCCAGTTGCGGGTGGTTGTGGCCACAGTGGCCTTCGGGATGGGGCTGGACCGGCCAGATGTGCGGGCTGTGCTGCATCTGGGGCTGCCCCCAAGCTTCGAGAGCTACGTGCAGGCTGTGGGCCGGGCCGGGCGTGATGGGCAGCCTGCCCACTGCCACCTCTTCCTGCAGCCCCAG GGCGAAGACCTGCGAGAGCTCCGCAGACATGTGCACGCCAACGGCACAGACTTCCTGGCCGTGAAGAGGCTGGTGCAGCGTGTGTTCCCAGCCTGCACCTGCACCAGGCTGTCCCCAGAGCAGGAAGGGACCATGGGTGGAGAAAGACCTGTGCCCAAGTATTCCTCTCAAGAGGCTGAGCAGCTTGGTGTCCACCAGGCAGCCCTAGGACCCAGAAGGACCTGTGTGGGCCATGAGCGGGCACTCCCAGTACAGCTTACCGTGCAGGCTCTGGACATGCCAGAGGAGG CCATCGAGACTTTGCTGTGCTACCTGGAGCTGCACCCACGCCACTGGCTGGAGCTGCTGGCAACCACCTATATCCATTGCCGTCTGAGCTGCCCTGGGGGCCCTGCCCAGCTCCAGGCCCTGGCCCACAG GTGTCCCCCTTTGGCTGTGTGCTTGGCCCAGCGGCTGCCTGAGGACCCAGGGCAAGGCAGCAGCTCTGTGGAGTTTGATATGGTCAAGCTGGTGGACTCCATGGGCTGGGAGCTGGCCTCTGTACGGCGGGCTCTCTGCCAGCTGCAGTGGGACCATGAACCCAGGACAG GTGTGCGGCGCAGGACAGGGGTGCTTGTGGAGTTCAGGGAGCTGGCCTTCCACCTTCGCAGCCCAGGAGACCTGACCGCTGAGGAGAAGGACCAGATCTGTGACTTCCTCTATGGCCGTGTGCGGGCCCGGGAGCGCCAGGCCCTGGCCCGTCTGCGCAGAACCTTTCAGGCCTTTCACAG CATAGCCTTCCCCAGCTGTGGGCCCTGCCTGGAGCAGCAGGATGAGGAGCGCAGCACCAGGCTCAAGGACCTGCTCGGCCGCTACTTTGAGGAAGTGGAAGAGGAAGCACAGGGGCCGGGAGACATGGAGGACACGCAGGGCCCTGAGCCAGGGCAGGCCAGA CTCCAGGATTGGGAGGACCAGGTCCGCTGCGACATCCGCCAGTTTCTGTCCCTGAGGCCAAAGGAGAAGTTCTCGGGCAGGGCTGTGGCCCGCATCTTCCATGGCATCG GAAGCCCCTGCTACCCAGCCCAGGTGTACGGGCAGGACCGGCGCTTCTGGAGAAAATACCTGAATCTGAGCTTCCACGCCCTGGTGCGCCTGGCCACAGAAGAGCTCCTGCAGGTGGCCTGCTGA